A genome region from Nicotiana tabacum cultivar K326 chromosome 13, ASM71507v2, whole genome shotgun sequence includes the following:
- the LOC107786542 gene encoding U-box domain-containing protein 21-like, which produces MIFWRRRKDKGAGKKKITRLNSCKELTIPSHFLCPISLDLMKDPVTLCTGISYDRENIEKWIEAKNSTCPVTNQVLRNYDLIPNHTIRKMIQDWCVENKNYGIERVPTPRIPINSSQVSEICSRLMVETQRGNEKKCRELVGRVKILAKESERNKKCIVECGTGSVFATCFEMFAKISVENCADLLKDLLSGLIWMFPIGEEGKSKLGSSISLRCMAWFLKGEDLSARQNAVIVMKELLSYDQSYANDLTEIQDLAESLVQMVKVPICPSTTKASLMVIYSMVSSTLDENSNKVVVKFVNMGLVSLILEILVDAEKSITEKALAVLDSICNFQEGKEKVYDNGLTMPLIVKKIMRVSQMATECSISVLWKLCKGGHEISVIEALELGAFQKLLVVLQVGCGENTKEKTTELLKLMNIYKDRVDCFDGSTGFKYLKRSY; this is translated from the coding sequence ATGATTTTTTGGAGACGTAGAAAGGACAAGGGAGCTGGAAAAAAGAAGATAACAAGATTGAATTCTTGTAAAGAACTTACAATTCCATCTCATTTTCTTTGTCCAATTTCTCTTGATTTAATGAAAGATCCAGTCACATTATGTACTGGAATTTCATATGATCGTGAAAACATTGAAAAATGGATCGAGGCGAAGAACTCAACGTGCCCTGTAACAAATCAAGTCTTGAGAAATTATGATCTTATACCAAACCATACTATAAGAAAAATGATTCAAGATTGGTGTGTGGAGAATAAAAACTATGGTATTGAAAGAGTTCCTACTCCAAGAATTCCTATCAATTCATCTCAAGTATCGGAGATTTGTTCGAGGCTAATGGTTGAAACACAGAGAGGGAATGAAAAAAAATGCAGGGAATTGGTGGGAAGAGTCAAGATTTTGGCTAAGGAAAgtgaaagaaacaagaaatgCATAGTAGAATGTGGTACAGGTAGTGTTTTTGCAACATGTTTTGAGATGTTCGCGAAGATTAGTGTAGAAAATTGCGCGGATTTATTGAAAGATTTGTTGTCTGGATTAATATGGATGTTTCCAATTGGAGAAGAGGGAAAATCAAAGTTAGGATCATCGATATCTTTACGTTGCATGGCATGGTTTTTGAAAGGTGAAGATTTATCAGCAAGGCAAAATGCAGTTATAGTAATGAAAGAGTTGCTTTCTTATGACCAAAGTTATGCAAATGATCTAACTGAAATTCAAGATTTGGCTGAATCTTTAGTCCAAATGGTGAAAGTACCGATTTGCCCCTCGACTACGAAAGCTTCCCTAATGGTAATTTACTCTATGGTGTCATCTACATTGgatgaaaatagcaacaaagtTGTGGTCAAATTTGTCAACATGGGGTTAGTTTCTTtgattcttgaaattcttgtggATGCTGAAAAGAGTATAACAGAAAAGGCTTTAGCAGTTTTGGACAGTATTTGCAATTTTCAAGAAGGGAAAGAAAAGGTTTATGACAATGGATTGACAATGCCACTAATAGTCAAGAAAATTATGAGAGTTTCACAAATGGCCACTGAATGttcaatttcagttttatggaAACTTTGCAAAGGTGGACATGAGATTTCAGTGATTGAGGCATTGGAATTAGGTGCTTTTCAGAAACTATTGGTGGTTTTGCAAGTTGGTTGTGGTGAAAACACTAAGGAAAAAACTACTGAGTTATTAAAATTGATGAATATTTACAAAGATAGAGTGGATTGTTTTGATGGATCAACTGGTTTCAAGTATCTGAAAAGGTCATATTGA